Within Mongoliitalea daihaiensis, the genomic segment ATTCATCGACTATTGAAAGCCTTTCCTCCACTCCCTGCATCTCCAAGTTAAGGACCTCTCCTCTGATAGTAGCTAGCACTTCTCCTTTTTGGACTTTTTGGTTTTCCCTCATATACCATGTTTCCAACCTACCGCTGACAGAGCTCATTAGGGCATTACGCTGGATAGCTGATTGGAAAGTCCCTCTGGATTGCACGGCCACGTCTACATATAGTAAGGGCAGGGCGATAATTGCCGCCACTAGCATCCCTAAAAGGAGTAGGTAGATTACTTTGGAGCGTACACTGATATGAGAGTCGTAGACCTCTACAGATTGCGCTATAATAGCGGATGGGAAAATACTTTTGCTCATGGGCTGTCAGTTGGTTTAAAAAGAATATAGTTTAAATAAAATACCTGATTAAAATAGTACAAGTTAATGTGAGATAAAGCTAAATTATGGTGTAATTATATAGCCTAAAAAAATTATTTCCAAAAAAAGCACGGTTTACAGCTTAAGCGCTTAGGTCAAAAATGCCTCTGATTTTTTTACGAAACAAAATATTATATCAACTAAAGTTTTACCCCCCCCCAATTAAAAATTTAATTTTACAATTTTCTAGTATAGGTAGAGAAAATTTTTTTTGAATTTTTTTTAAAAATCAGGCCAAAACATAGATTATAGATGGCGATTACCTTGCCAGTCAGTGGGTGGGTTTAAAAAGTATCCGGTAACTCAATTGAGCCTTTTTTTAGCTATGAGCATTTAGCCTTCACCCCAATTAAAGTATAAAAAAAACCTGCGAAATTATCCGCAGGCTATTTTGTTGACACGGGTGGCGTGGCGGCCACCTTCGAAGTCTGTTTGTAAGAAGACATCCACCATCTTGGAGGCTGTCTCGAAGGGGATAAATCGGGCAGGGATGGCTAGTACATTGGCATTGTTATGCGAACGGGCTAAGGCTGCTAGTTCTTCGTTCCAGCATAAAGCAGCACGGATACCTTGGTGCTTGTTAGCTGTGATAGCTACTCCATTTCCACTGCCACAAATTAAGATTCCAAACTCAAACTCACCTGATTCTACAGCAGTAGCTAGCGGATGTACATGGTCTGGATAGTCTACCGAACCATCAGAGTATGGGCCGAAATCTTTCACTTCCAAACCTGCTTCATGCAATTGTTTGATTAAGGCCTGTTTGTATTCATATCCGGCATGGTCTCCGCCGATTGCTATTTTCTTCATCATCAAAGGAGTTAAATGTTATCTTCTAGTGCTTCTTTGGCACGCTTCTTTTCTAATCGCTTCGCAATTTGAATCCCAGCTTCGTACAAAACCAAAATCGGCATGGCTATCAGTATTTGGCTGATGACATCCGGAGGGGTAATTACTGCTGCCAGGATAAGAATGACTACAATAGAATGTCTTCTGTAGGTTTTCAACATGGCGGCACTCACCAATCCTGACATGGATAGGAAGTAGATGACCATGGGCAACTGAAACATAATTGCCGAAGCCAAGACCAACATGCTTAACGTGCCTACATAAGAGGTAATGTCAAACTCATTGGAAATCGTAGGGTCCAATTGGTAATTGGCCAAGAAATTTACCGAAATAGGGGTCAGGATATAGTATCCAAAGAGTGTCCCTAGGAAGAAGAGCAAACTCACAAAGAATACGGCTCCTCTAGCTGCTTGACGTTCTTTGGCATATAATCCCGGGCTAATGAATCTCCAAACCTCCCAAAATAAGTAAGGAAAGGATGCGATGATTCCCACCACTAAGGAGGAGGTGATGTGCATAGAAAACTGCCCAGTCATCTGACGGCTTTGCAAGATAAATGGGAGTTCTGTGATACACAGAACAGGTGTGTTAAAGATTTCTGCCAATTGACAGAGCATACGGTAGGTGAAAAAATCAACTTTGGAAGGGCCCAAAATGATTTGTCCAAATACGATGCTTTTGGCAAGAAAGGCAATGATGGTGAAAATTAATACGGCAGCAACTGAGCGTAGCAAATGCCACCTCAGTTGCTCCAAATGGTCTAAAAAGGACATGCCTTCCTCTTCCTCTTCTTCTCTATACTGATCTAATGCCACTTTAAATTCGAGTGATTAATTTTTCACATGCGGTTTCTTACGAGTAACCACTTATGTAGTGTATGTATTTAGTTTAAGCTACAGTCAACCGTTGTCTGTTGACGATTATCAGCATGATTACAAATGATATGTTCACCTTCTGCAATTGCGGATAATCCTATCAATACAATGGAAATTGAACCATCCACTCGTTAACTTGGGATTTAATAGCAGCTAAAGCAGCTTCATCTGCATGATTAACCAAGGCATCATCAATCAAAGCTACAATTTTCTTCATGTCCTCTTCTTTCAATCCTCTCGTGGTGACGGCAGCAGTTCCTACACGCATACCAGAAGTCACAAAAGGAGAGCGCTTGTCGAATGGCACCATGTTTTTATTAATGGTAATATCCACTTTACCCAAGGTTTCTTCTGCAAGTTTACCGGTAAGCTCTTTATTGCTTAAGTCAATTAACATCAGGTGATTGTCCGTTCCTCCAGAGATTAATTTGTATCCTCTGGCTACAAACTCTTCCGCCATTACGGCTGCGTTTTTCTTCACTTGCACCACATATTCCATGTATTCGTCAGAAAGACCTTCTTGGAATGCAATTGCTTTTGCGGCAATGATGTGCTCCAAGGGTCCACCTTGGGTACCTGGAAATACACCAGAATCTAGTAAGGATGACATTTTTCTCAACTCACCTTTTGGTGTTTTCAAACCAAATGGATTATCAAAGTCTTCTCTCATCAAAATCAAACCACCTCTAGGTCCTCTCAAGGTTTTGTGAGTGGTTGTAGTGACGATATGGCAAAACTCCAATGGATCATTCAATAAGCCTCTAGCAATCAATCCGGATGGATGGGAAATATCTGCAAGCAACAAAGCTCCCACTTGGTCAGCGATGTCTCTCAAACGCTCATAATCCCAGTCACGGCTATACGCAGAAGCTCCACAGATCAATAATTTAGGTTTTACTTCCAAAGCTTTGGCTTCTACTTTATCATAATCGATCAAACCAGTTTCTTCTTCTACACCATAAAAATGCGGCTGATACAATTTACCAGAAAAGTTCACTGGGGAACCGTGGGTCAGGTGACCACCATGCGCTAGATCAAACCCTAAAATAGGATCTCCAGCGTTTAATACAGCCAAGAAAACAGCTGCATTCGCTTGCGCACCGGAATGTGGCTGCACATTTGCCCAGCTTGCTCCAAAGAGTTCCTTCGCTCGATCAATAGCCAATTGCTCAATCTGATCCACCACTTCACAACCTCCATAATAACGCTTGTTAGGGAGACCCTCAGCGTATTTGTTGGTCAACACACTTCCCGCCGCTTCCATCACCTGCTTACTGGTGAAGTTTTCGGATGCGATCAATTCTATACCCGTCTTTTGACGGTTTTCTTCTTTTGCAATGAGGTCAAAGATTGCCTGATCTCTTTTCATGGATATGATTTTTAATAGGTTGCCCAAAATTAGTTTTAATCAATGGATAATCCAATTCAAAGGGAAGTTAAGTGAGGAGTTATCAGGTGGGAGAATTAGGAATTAAGAAAGAAGTTAAAGGCGAGAGTTTAGAAGCGAGAAGCGAGAATCAAGTTCACGCCACGAGCGCTACGATTTATTGCGACGCTCGCAATGGTTGGCGGTCCACAGATTTTGCAGATTAGCATAGATTAAAATCAACAGTCTCTCAGGCCCCATAAACGCCCAGAGTCTTGATTCTTGTATCTTGGCTCTTGTCTCTTGTCTCTACCAATTGTCCACAGATTTCGCAGATTAGCACAGATTTTATGTCCAAAACTTAGCGACCTCTGCGCTAACCTTAGGGTTCTTTGCGGTTTCAGGTCTCAATTTAATCAACGTTTTTCAAGAATATCCCCATATTTTCCTGCTCCTAAATTATATGGCCGCTAGGCATAACTTATCCAACTTGGGGGACTTCGACTTTATTTCGTACAAGCCTATTTCATCCTTCCTCCCTCATCCTTCTACCTTATTTTCTTGATTCTTGGCTCTTGGCTCTTGTCTCTACCAATTGTCCACAGATTTCGCAGATTAAAAGAGACAGTCTCTCAGGTCCCATATATGCCCCTGTCTCGTCCTGAAAATACTTGACACTTTTTTCATCGTCTTTCTTTTCAATCTTTTTCTACCTTTTTTTGGTAAAAATCTACGGGTAATGTGTCTTCCGTGTAGAGCGCATGTTTACTTAAATTATCTTGCTATAACCCATTTAACAGCTCCATCGGAGCGGCCGGCATTTTAGCAACGGGTTTCAACCCGTTAATGAGAAACATAACCTAAGGCGAAGTGTCGTAGACACGATTGACATGAGCTAAAGGATTTTATGTCGGCCGTCCCTATGGGACTTTGGGGGTAACAACTAAATTTTAAGCCGAGGGTTTCAACCCTCGGCTTAAATGTTGACCGTCTCTACGAGACTATTTCTATCATTCGTATGCAAGAATTAACTTCTTTCAGTCATGCCAATTCACATCTAAGGTTATCGAATCTTGATTCTTGGCTCTTGTCTCGTCTCTCGATTCTCGTTTCTCACCTCTCAAAACGGTATTCTCACGTTCACTGCAATATTTCTACCCAATTGATTGACTCCAAAAGGTCTGAATAGCGACATGTGGTCGAGATAAGTGGTGTTAAGGATGTTGCTGCCGCTGACATAGACATCGAGCAAGTTTTTGCCTACTGGTATACTTCCCCCTACATTCAGTCCAAGCAGGTAGTAGCCAGGTGTATCATCTTCCAACGGTGCGGATCTGTTTTGGTCAAATACCCAGTTTCCTAAGATGCTGATATATGGATTTTTGATCAATCCAGTATTCTTCAATTTGAAATCCACTGTTTGCGTCCATCGGAATGCTGGAATGTAAGGCAAAAAGCTCATGTCTGATCTACGCTGACCAATGACAGTGCTATATCCAGTAGAAAATGCAACCCATTTCATGGAGGCAGGGTGAATATCCAATGCTAATTCACCACCATACAATCGGGCATCTGCCTGCTCAAAAACCCATACAGTCAAATCATCAATTTGCTCCTCGCTAGGAGAAAAGAAAATGTAATTATTTACATGATTGTAAAACACTTCCCCAGATAAGGTGAAATTTGTTTTGCTGTATCGAATTCCAAAATCAGTCTGAACATTCTGTTCTCTCCCAAAACTGGCATCTCCTCGCTCAAACCTGCTGGTACCTGGATGTGGGCCGTTGGAGAATAATTCAGCCAAATCAGGCGCACGGAAACCTTGAGCCACATTCAGACGGTATCTCCAAGTGCTATTCGGGCGGAAAGTAGCCCCACCACTAGCCGTTACACCATCAAAGGTTCGTTCCAGTCTTCGGTCCGATGGATTTTCGGGCAGAATGAATCCATAATCCACGAAGTGCTGTGCAGAAGCATCTGCGGTTACTTTGCGGTAATCGTATCGCAAGCCACCTTGCAGTACCCACTTATCTTTGTTGTAATTCAATAAGGCATACAAAGAGCGGTCATCTTTGGTAGCATCCGGAATCAAAAATTCCCCTGCGTCTTCATAATTGAGATTACGCAAGTAAAAACCCTGAATACCCACAATAGCTTCCAAATAAGGGGTCAAGCCTTTGAAGTACTTGACATCATACATAAAATTGCGGGTGATCAAACCCAAATCTACTGCATCAAAATCATCCTCTACCTCTTCCCTAAAGTTCAAATGATAGCCCAACGTAGCCTTGATTTTATCTTCTCCCACGTAAATATTGGTCTCAGAATTGATGAAGTGGTCAGTGACATCTTGGAAAGGCAATTGGAGGCTTCGATCTCCTCGAGTGGTTACGAGTTCGTCGAGAGCATCTTCTTCTAAAATTCCTAATTTTTGTTTGAGATAGGTATACCGAATGCGAGTATCTCCCCAGCTTTTCCGTATTCCAGCACCAGCTTTGAGATTTTGTGTGTTGAATCGCGTGTTACCTACGGCATTGCCATCACCATCCACATAATCCGCATGGGATTCGGCAGCACCTCTTAATGACCAGAAAAAGCCGTTTTCATTAGCGCCTTTGACACCTACTTCAGACCGGAGTCCCAAAGAATTGCTGAAAAAGCGGAGATTGGCATCTCCTTCAATGATACCTGCGTCTGCATCTTTTTCCTCTATGAGGTTGACTACACCAGCCATCGCGCCTGAACCATAAATCAAGGAAGCGGGTCCTTTGATGAGTTCCACGTTGCCAATGCCTGTTTCAGATAATCCCAATCCATGGTCTGCTCCCCACTGCTGATTTTCGAATCGAGCACCTTGATAAAGAGATAAAACTCGGGAGAAAGAAAGTCCTCGAATGACAGGTTTACTAATGCCGGGTCCCAAGGAAATCTCAGATACGCCCGGCGTACGGGCGATGGAAGACATCAAGGATGGGGAAGGCATTTTCAGTATTTCAGTCCGATTGATCTTTTCGATACTGATGGGCGAACTCTCTTTGCTCATGATATAAGCACCAGAGATGACCACTTCTTCAAAATTGGTAATGGATTCTTCCAATTCAACTATTAAGTCACGGCTAAATTGAGCAGGTCGGATAGTCTGAACCTTATTGGAATATCCCACAAATGTCACTTGAAGGGTGATATTTCGGTCGGGAAGTCCTTGAATGATAAACTTTCCATCAACATCGGTAACTACCCCTCGATTGAGTTCGGGGATAAATATAGATGCCCCCGGAATTGGCGTATTCGTGTTTTTGTCTAAAACTTTCCCAGTCAATGAGATATCTTGGGCACCCAATGAACCAGTATATAGGAACAATAGTGCGATAGCGATTAGTAAGCGCATGCGTAAGTGAAGTAAATTAAGAAATAATTTAAAATGAAGAAGACGTTTCTTTCAAAGAAACTAGTATGAAAAATTAGCTGATTGGTGGACCTCTGAGATCAAAACCTACAGGAAAGTGGCAGGAAATTTTTGAAGAATAGGAGCTTGCACCTAGAAATTGGTCTGAAACAGGAGCTTCTGGTATATCAAGACAGTAATCAAATATAAAAAAATCCGCCTCTGCAATTAAATCCAAAATGATCAACTCCATTTCGCTATGCCCATGATCAGGTAGCTCTTGCTGCTCCTCTGTAATTAGCGGATGGGCATGGGTAATGATTTTACCACATTCCAACTCATGGGTATGGAAAAACAATACACCATTCGCCAAGATGCTAAGCATCAAGACCAGCGCAAAACGACTAAACAGGGGTAGTATTTTTTTAAATGGTTGCATAACTAACTAAATGCCAAACTGACTCAGTCGGTATTTGTTGCAAACATAGGGAAGAATGTTGATGGAAAAAGAATAATTTACGTTCGAACGGTATTTCTTTGGTTGAATGGGAGAAATATGCTTTTGTCAAGGTTAAGTTAGTCTCCGTCTATTTTCACCGGTCCAAAAAATCTCATAACCATTTCCCATAGATTTTTCTAGCTTCTGATTGTGGTTTTAAGTTTCCAGTTTCTGCTTGATGAATTCCTTTATCAATGGATTTTTTTTCAGCTTCACTTATATTTTTCCACCAATCTTTCATTTCGCTTTCACGCAGGTCCATTATTTTTCTTATCAAAGTGCTATCCTCCAAGGTAGTCAACCATTGAATCAAATCTATTTTTGCTGTTTTGATGTCTATTTCCATATATCAAATATAAATATTTATAAGTATTGAATCAAAAGACTCCAAATCAAGTAATGTATTGGTTTTGGAATAATTTACTTTGAGAAAAAGATACTACTCATTTTATTCTAGCTGACGCATAGAAAAACTGGAAATATTTAGTTTTATTAGACGAATTATTATGAATTCAAAAAAAATATTTATTATTATTTGCATTTTTTGCAATTAATTATTTGAACCGCCTTAATTATGAAAAAAAATGATTTTATTTTGGTATTAGCTTTATTGGTCTTTTCTATATTACCAATATTTGAATCTCATGCACTCGGTTCAAGAAAATTAGTTTCTTGTAGAACTGTGGATGCAGAGGGAAATGTGCTTTCTGAGGGTAATAGATGCGACTTTGGGTGGAATGATTGTATACCTAACCCATGTCCTAACCCATCTGGTACCATTGTTGAGTGGAGAGAGTCTCTAGATTAATTTAGTTTAGTGTGTGGTGAATTTTTTCACCACACTTTTTTAAATAACGATTTAATGAAAATCACCAAATTTATACCAATAATCTTTAGTGTAATTTCACTTTCCTGTACAAGTGAAAGAAATGTGGACGAATTGGATAATGAACCTATTCAATTGTTGAGTAAAATACCCGCTCCATCGGAAAATATTGAGGATTTATTTTCTCTTGTCGATGTAATCGCCCTTAAAAGCGGACCTGAAACCATTTTGAGCTTCACGAGAGTGCTTGAAAATAATTTTGGGATTTTTGTTTTGGACAGGTCTTCCACAAGATTATCCCTTTTTAGCAAAACAGGGGAGTTTATTAGAGATTTTGGAAAAATGGGTGGAGGCCCTGGTGAATTTGTTTCTGCCTATGATTTCTTTATTTCGGGCAATGCGGTGTTCATCTTCTCTCCGGGAGACCTTGCTTTGTTTTCTTATGAGATAGAGACAGGGGCGTTTTTGAAAAAAGTTCAGTTAATGGCTTTTGCCCAACGGATTGAACTTGTTTCTGAAAACGAATTTCTGGTCTATGTTTCCAACAATCCTACAGATTCCAATTTCAATGTTTACAGATTCGATTTGGAAGGGAATATGCTGGGGGAGTATTTCCCATTTGATCCCAAACGTTCCAATGCGATAGTTCCTTATTCAGGCTTTTTGGCAAGAGGAAATGACGGGGTTTATTATTGTGACCCTTTTGGTTATCAAGTTTTTAGATACAACCAGGATACTCAAGATTTTGATCTAATTTATGAACTTGATTTTGTTTCAGATTACCTGAAATTGGATAGGGAGATTTTTTTTGAGGATAATACAAGGTCTCAAGTAAGGCCCGAAGACAGGGTGAGGTTTGGAGGAAGTCTTTTCCTGAAAAATGAAAATTATCTCTTTCTAAATATGACCTATGACGCCAAGGTTCAAACGGCCTCCATAGATTTAAGAAAGGGTTTGACCTCTAGGATATTTAGTTTGCGGGCAGATAATGGATTCTTTCGGTTTGTAGGCAATCCCCGTCTTTTAAACGCTAAGGATGAAGTTGTTTTTATCATCGACCCAGAAAAATTCCAATCCTATCAGACAGAGAACAATCCTACTTCTGTGCAGAGAATTTTAAATGCTGTAGCAATAGATGAAGATAAAGACCTAGTGTATTTGGTTCGAATGAAGGTTTTAGAATAGTTGATAGATGTTGTTGATTAAATAGAATCTAAAGAGCCTTTAGTTTATTTATATCATAAATGCTTTGAAAACGTAGGTTCAATCAAATGTAGCCATGATTTATTATCACTTAGGATAAATCCGGTCAAACTTGATTTCATCTTCATGGTTTTCTGCATGTGCAGCATTATAGACATATAAGCCATCTTGATTAACAAAGTGGCCCTGAATGCTTAGACCTGCGGGAAAAGGGAACTCCTCTTTAAGATTGAATTTTTCATCAAGAACTAGGAGGTAAGCGTCTCTTCTAAAATCAACTTCCCCAGGATAGCGAGGTAAGGTATAAATTCTGTAATAGAGTTTTCTATGCTGGTCATAAATAAGTGCTTTGTAAATACCATTGTCAAATAGATGTTCACGCGAATCAAATTCATCATCGACTTTGCCTTTAAAAGCGGAGATTGGTTTAAAATAATTGGAATTAATTCTATGTTGAATCCATTGATTTTTAACGTAAGTAAAGATATCAGGACTATGAGAAAAGTTGAGTACTGTTTTGTTGTCAAGTTGTATGGTTGAATTTGACAAGTTGTATTGTAAAGAAATAACTTTATCAGACCCAATTTCGGGATATTTCATAAGCTCTTGAATTTTACCCGTTTTCAGATCCAAGCTATACATCAAGGCTTCTTGAGAATAAAGAATTGCATCTAGTTTTTTATAGGACAGTGTTTCAAAGTAAAATTTACCCTGGCTAATAAGTGGCTGATGGTAAGCTAAGAAGTGTGGAGTGATTAAAATATTCGAACTGTTTTTCAGATCGCTATATCTTCTTTTTACATTTCCGGATAGGTCAATTAGTGTCAATTCCCCAACCTGTCCCGATACATAAATAATGTCTTTATCAATAAAAAATCCCCATAAGGAAGGGATTCTATTGGGACCGTCTTTTTCCAGAAATATGCGCTTGCTAAGACCATTTTGATTAAAAAAATCTAAACTATGAGTGGTTTGATTATAGTTAACCAATTCTCCCTTGTAATAACGATAATTCCACATGAAGTTGGGAGATTTATCATCTAGTTTAAAAACAATGCTTGAATCGGTAGAACTGTTGGCAATCTCACCGTGCTCTTTTTTTTGAGAGCAAGCAAAAATCAATGTAATGAATATTAAATTTATTAATTTCACGGTATAAATGTTTAGAAAGACTATTCACTTTTAAGAGAAGTGAATAGTCTTTTTATAAAATTAATTTACTTCTACTTCATCAAAACAATCACCTGGGATTGGAGCACATCCCATGTGTGTAATGGTGTTTGTGTTTTCATTACAAATTGTGTAGAACAAATTGGGCAAGTCGGTCGCGTCCACAACTTCTTCTTGAGCTGATAAATTGAAGTTAACTCATGTGAAACTCATAAGCACAACGCAGAGGATTGAAAATAGCTTTTTCATGTTGATTTTAATTTAGTTATAATACATAATGTTTCTGTTAAAACATATATAAAAAACTGCGCAGTAAATTTTGTATATGTTTGATTATCAATAGTAATAATTTTTTAGTGATACTTCAAAAGAATCAACTATTTTTTTTTTATTCAAAATCGATAACTATTTGATTTTCAGTCTTATTATTTTTTGCTTACACATAGGTGAAAAATTATTCCAATTTAATTGTGGTAAGTTAGATGGACCTGAGGAAGCTTTTCTGTTTTTTTTCGTCCTTTATTTTGATATTTTTATTTTTAGAAAAAATGATTATC encodes:
- the rpiB gene encoding ribose 5-phosphate isomerase B, with product MMKKIAIGGDHAGYEYKQALIKQLHEAGLEVKDFGPYSDGSVDYPDHVHPLATAVESGEFEFGILICGSGNGVAITANKHQGIRAALCWNEELAALARSHNNANVLAIPARFIPFETASKMVDVFLQTDFEGGRHATRVNKIACG
- the tatC gene encoding twin-arginine translocase subunit TatC; translation: MALDQYREEEEEEGMSFLDHLEQLRWHLLRSVAAVLIFTIIAFLAKSIVFGQIILGPSKVDFFTYRMLCQLAEIFNTPVLCITELPFILQSRQMTGQFSMHITSSLVVGIIASFPYLFWEVWRFISPGLYAKERQAARGAVFFVSLLFFLGTLFGYYILTPISVNFLANYQLDPTISNEFDITSYVGTLSMLVLASAIMFQLPMVIYFLSMSGLVSAAMLKTYRRHSIVVILILAAVITPPDVISQILIAMPILVLYEAGIQIAKRLEKKRAKEALEDNI
- a CDS encoding serine hydroxymethyltransferase, which encodes MKRDQAIFDLIAKEENRQKTGIELIASENFTSKQVMEAAGSVLTNKYAEGLPNKRYYGGCEVVDQIEQLAIDRAKELFGASWANVQPHSGAQANAAVFLAVLNAGDPILGFDLAHGGHLTHGSPVNFSGKLYQPHFYGVEEETGLIDYDKVEAKALEVKPKLLICGASAYSRDWDYERLRDIADQVGALLLADISHPSGLIARGLLNDPLEFCHIVTTTTHKTLRGPRGGLILMREDFDNPFGLKTPKGELRKMSSLLDSGVFPGTQGGPLEHIIAAKAIAFQEGLSDEYMEYVVQVKKNAAVMAEEFVARGYKLISGGTDNHLMLIDLSNKELTGKLAEETLGKVDITINKNMVPFDKRSPFVTSGMRVGTAAVTTRGLKEEDMKKIVALIDDALVNHADEAALAAIKSQVNEWMVQFPLY
- a CDS encoding TonB-dependent receptor; this encodes MRLLIAIALLFLYTGSLGAQDISLTGKVLDKNTNTPIPGASIFIPELNRGVVTDVDGKFIIQGLPDRNITLQVTFVGYSNKVQTIRPAQFSRDLIVELEESITNFEEVVISGAYIMSKESSPISIEKINRTEILKMPSPSLMSSIARTPGVSEISLGPGISKPVIRGLSFSRVLSLYQGARFENQQWGADHGLGLSETGIGNVELIKGPASLIYGSGAMAGVVNLIEEKDADAGIIEGDANLRFFSNSLGLRSEVGVKGANENGFFWSLRGAAESHADYVDGDGNAVGNTRFNTQNLKAGAGIRKSWGDTRIRYTYLKQKLGILEEDALDELVTTRGDRSLQLPFQDVTDHFINSETNIYVGEDKIKATLGYHLNFREEVEDDFDAVDLGLITRNFMYDVKYFKGLTPYLEAIVGIQGFYLRNLNYEDAGEFLIPDATKDDRSLYALLNYNKDKWVLQGGLRYDYRKVTADASAQHFVDYGFILPENPSDRRLERTFDGVTASGGATFRPNSTWRYRLNVAQGFRAPDLAELFSNGPHPGTSRFERGDASFGREQNVQTDFGIRYSKTNFTLSGEVFYNHVNNYIFFSPSEEQIDDLTVWVFEQADARLYGGELALDIHPASMKWVAFSTGYSTVIGQRRSDMSFLPYIPAFRWTQTVDFKLKNTGLIKNPYISILGNWVFDQNRSAPLEDDTPGYYLLGLNVGGSIPVGKNLLDVYVSGSNILNTTYLDHMSLFRPFGVNQLGRNIAVNVRIPF
- a CDS encoding BF3164 family lipoprotein, coding for MKITKFIPIIFSVISLSCTSERNVDELDNEPIQLLSKIPAPSENIEDLFSLVDVIALKSGPETILSFTRVLENNFGIFVLDRSSTRLSLFSKTGEFIRDFGKMGGGPGEFVSAYDFFISGNAVFIFSPGDLALFSYEIETGAFLKKVQLMAFAQRIELVSENEFLVYVSNNPTDSNFNVYRFDLEGNMLGEYFPFDPKRSNAIVPYSGFLARGNDGVYYCDPFGYQVFRYNQDTQDFDLIYELDFVSDYLKLDREIFFEDNTRSQVRPEDRVRFGGSLFLKNENYLFLNMTYDAKVQTASIDLRKGLTSRIFSLRADNGFFRFVGNPRLLNAKDEVVFIIDPEKFQSYQTENNPTSVQRILNAVAIDEDKDLVYLVRMKVLE
- a CDS encoding DUF4221 family protein yields the protein MKLINLIFITLIFACSQKKEHGEIANSSTDSSIVFKLDDKSPNFMWNYRYYKGELVNYNQTTHSLDFFNQNGLSKRIFLEKDGPNRIPSLWGFFIDKDIIYVSGQVGELTLIDLSGNVKRRYSDLKNSSNILITPHFLAYHQPLISQGKFYFETLSYKKLDAILYSQEALMYSLDLKTGKIQELMKYPEIGSDKVISLQYNLSNSTIQLDNKTVLNFSHSPDIFTYVKNQWIQHRINSNYFKPISAFKGKVDDEFDSREHLFDNGIYKALIYDQHRKLYYRIYTLPRYPGEVDFRRDAYLLVLDEKFNLKEEFPFPAGLSIQGHFVNQDGLYVYNAAHAENHEDEIKFDRIYPK